The genomic DNA acagaaccaaacagaagaggaaaacaaacaaaaaaagaaaaaagaaaaaagaaaagaaaggaaagaagaagaagaagaaaggtcttgaagaaaagaaaagtaaaagagagCAAGGGAGGAGGAGGTCAAGCTCCACAATTTGTTCTTCTCCTTCTTGTTCTTTGTTCCCTTGGTTATGTTTCTCTGGGGTTTGATCGTTTTCAATTTTCCaagaagaaattgagagagTCAAACAAAAACAGAGAGCCACAGCCAAACCCATCATCATCCATCGGTAGGCGGTAGCAGTTAGATACTTATAATCAGCACCTGCTGTTGAACGAGTTGGATTTAGGACTTGAGATTTCAACTAGGTtggtttgtttttcttgttctatttctttttctttttggtcgtTAACCTACATAACATGATACGCCATAGTTTTCACATATCATTGAGCGCCATAAGATTTAACAACCATGAAATTAAGATTTATCAAGTGGTTATGAATGATGTTTAATTATGCAGGGGTGATGATGAATAAATCCTCCAcatacatttatatatatatatatatatatatatatatatatatatataaaattcaaaactaacatacagtaaaaaaaaaaaaattaattaattaaaaacaaacaagctACTGAACCCTACTATCCATGAATAAAGGGATTAGAACAGTACAATCTATCATTGCCGTTTCATGATCTTCAAAGATCCTCCACAGTGAGACATATGCATGAATAAATCCTTTTATATAAAAATTCTAGCTATGAAATGAATCACATGTGAGACATGCAAAAAATAGTAAAGAGCTTAATGGACCTcatttactttttccttttccacaCTAATAGGAGAAAAAAGGTTGAAATATCACCAAAAAGGTCACATAAAATGTAGTTGATGATCCATTTGCAGAATACCAGGCTTCATCAACCATATTCTATACTAGTTGAGAGACGAAAGAAGGGCTAGTTTGGAGACCAAAGTTGTTGGGACTCCAATCGGGTCAAGAGCATACCCAGATGAAATACCAGCAAATGGACACTCACCTGAACCAGCAGCTACCCAAATGTTATATTCCCTCTCCTGCAACTGAACCCTCAGCATCCACACAGAGTAATTAAgcctccctttctctctcttttaacaCCCAAAACAAAGGTGTACGttctaaataataataagattatCTTGGTATTGCAGGTGAAGTAGATTCAGTGCTTAGCAAAATGAACAAGTGTGGGAAAAAAGTAGGGAACTTTGCTCATGCATTCCGAGAGCACGGTAATTAAATTCTATTGCTTCAGCTAAGATTTCAGAATCTTCTACTTCCTGAATTTCTTTGCCTCTCCATGCAATCCTTAGTTTTTTAAGGTAagacttcaatataatttatgaGTTTCCACCATTGCCTTCTTTTTGTTGGCTGGCGGgaagataaaataaaagcatagaaaaattaataattatttatatttggaAAGGCCATGCAATTTTTGTAACGACTTAAGAACGCAGCAAGAGCCTAATATACAATTAGCTAGTTACAATTGAAGGgtctgacccatttaattaaatgggtcgcattatggttgacttatataattttatacacataCCTCGACATGATCTGAAATTAACATGCAATATTTAGAGTTGACAAATCTTTAAGCGACTCGAAAAATCGTCATGAAATTAGCGAATTAGAGTTAAAGGATTGGACTAGTTTAATTAATTGGCCGGGTCGGGTTAGGCTAACcaatatagtcttatacatatcCATACCACAACACGAAAGAAATCCAAACACGCAAACACAGCCCTACTTTTAGCTTTCATTCCCTTGGGCTTATTAACAAACGCTCTGTAGTCTGAACATGCACCACTTGTACAAAACAACATTGAATGATgagatttcttcttttttcttgtaatgTTGAGAACTGCAGTGAGATTGGGGCACAACATCACTGAAACAGTGAAAGGGAAGTTGTGGATGGGGGCTAAAATTCTTATAGTAGGTGGGTTGGAGAAATTGTTCAAGAAGTTATTTAGTGTTTCAGAAGgagagaaactgttgaagactTCCCAATGCTATTTATCAACCACAACTGGTGCAATAGCAGGCCTCCTCTTCATCTCCACCAACAGCATATCCTTTTGGAGTGAGAGATCTATCAAAGTGCCCTCCCCAAATGGAGGAATGGTTAGACTCCACTATAAGGTATTCAGATTATTCTCCCTCTCTTCATGCTTACTAATTACAAGTTCTGCATTATATATCCATTTTTTGCAGGTATTAATCCCACTCAAGAAGATAAGGGCAATTAGCCTATGTGAGAATGTGAATAAGCCATCATCCAAGTACATACAAATAACTACATGCGATAATTTTGACTTTTGGTTTATGGGTTTCTTAGATTATCAGAAAGCTTTGAAATATCTTCAGCCGGCAATTTCTCAAGCTTGAAATAATCAAAAGTCATTTAAATGAGTGTAACAAAAATGTCTCTTCTCTCTGCTTCACTAGATGTTCTTTCCTGTTCCTGAACCTACTTTTGTAGCTCGATTCCAATTTTGTGTAATTTCCCAGATGAGAAATTCTCATCCATTTTTCAATCAATCCAGCCCATGCCCACACGTGTAACAAGTTCGATGGAGTATGTAAAAAAAATCGCCTAAATTGCAAGGGGCTCTAAGTAACAAGTTAAGAAAAGTGTTAATTACATATGTGTTATAACTTATCTATTCATCAAAGTGTCCTTAATTACCCCCCGGAGACCGGGAGACTAACAATTTTCCGGTGACCATTTCATCACCAACTCGGTCcggttttttgatttttggccaaaattggGGACCAAAACTAGGGTACCCTaattcttggttttgggaaaccggaacagGGAACCGAGTCCCGGTTACCGGCTGGTTCCGATTTGTACCCAGTCCGGTaaccgatttttttaaaaaattgattgacgatgagaaaaattcaagattcaattgcaaaacagaaattaaacaactttctacccattaatttttatttccacCACAAAcgcaaataatataatatgaaaaaacTGAAACTTAAGGAAATTTAGAGCTAAAATTTATCAATAAGCCATCTGTTCATTATAGCTTCAATCAAATACCGACAGcaaataagccaattttttgcCAAACCCACAACTCAACTTAGCAAAATAAGCAACAATCGGCAAACTCACAGCTTAATTTAGCAAAATAAGCAACAATCGGCCAAACCTACAACTCAACTTAGCAAAACAAGCAACAATCAGCCAATCCCACAAATTAATTTAGCAAAAT from Corylus avellana chromosome ca6, CavTom2PMs-1.0 includes the following:
- the LOC132185716 gene encoding GEM-like protein 4 — translated: MDTHLNQQLPKCYIPSPATEPSASTQSEVDSVLSKMNKCGKKVGNFAHAFREHVRLGHNITETVKGKLWMGAKILIVGGLEKLFKKLFSVSEGEKLLKTSQCYLSTTTGAIAGLLFISTNSISFWSERSIKVPSPNGGMVRLHYKVLIPLKKIRAISLCENVNKPSSKYIQITTCDNFDFWFMGFLDYQKALKYLQPAISQA